The Glycine soja cultivar W05 chromosome 6, ASM419377v2, whole genome shotgun sequence genome has a window encoding:
- the LOC114415336 gene encoding transport and Golgi organization 2 homolog: MCIALFLWQCHPLYPFLLLNNRDEYHNRPTKPVSWWEDCDILAGRDEIAMGTWLACSTQGRVAFLTNVLELHTLPEAKRRGDLPVLFLRSSKKPKEFAESLKLEAHYYNGFNIVVADIVSKSMVYISNRPKGQPITIKEVPPGLHVLSNDKLDSPWHKALRLEFSFKEHVAKYGEGEIPVKEVIQKLMKDKVKADKSSLPRICSPDWEFNLSSIFVEVETPLGLYGTRSSAALTVRSRGEANFYEVYLDDTKWKEHAIDFHIGKLNYKAVTD, encoded by the exons ATGTGTATAGCTTTGTTTCTTTGGCAATGCCACCCACTgtacccttttcttcttttgaataaCAGAGATGAATATCACAATAG GCCTACGAAGCCAGTGTCTTGGTGGGAAGATTGTGATATTTTGGCAGGAAGGGACGAAATAGCAATGGGAACATGGTTGGCTTGTTCCACACAAGGAAGGGTGGCTTTTCTCACCAATGTTTTGGAGCTTCATACCCTCCCTGAGGCCAAACGTCGTGGAGACCTACCCGTACTATTTCTCAGG AGCAGCAAGAAACCGAAAGAATTTGCGGAAAGCCTAAAATTAGAGGCTCATTATTACAACGGGTTCAACATAGTTGTGGCTGATATTGTGTCGAAATCAATGGTGTACATCTCCAACAGGCCCAAGGGACAACCTATTACCATTAAAGAGGTTCCACCAGGCCTGCATGTACTTTCAAATGATAAGTTAGATTCGCCGTGGCATAAG GCTCTGCGCCTAGAATTCAGTTTCAAAGAACATGTAGCCAAATATGGGGAAGGTGAGATACCTGTGAAGGAGGTGATTCAAAAGCTAATGAAGGACAAAGTTAAAGCTGACAAAAGCTCACTACCTCGTATTTGCTCACCTGATTGGGAATTCAATCTGAGCTCCATTTTTGTTGAAGTAGAAACACCACTG GGTCTATATGGCACCAGGAGTAGTGCTGCATTAACCGTAAGATCAAGAGGGGAAGCAAACTTTTATGAGGTTTATCTGGATGACACCAAGTGGAAGGAACATGCTATCGATTTCCATATCGGGAAGTTGAACTATAAAGCAGTCACGGATTAA
- the LOC114415337 gene encoding uncharacterized WD repeat-containing protein C2A9.03-like isoform X3: MSSLAGPYIMLRNLLWATSKHDVYLMQNYSVMHWSALLQRSKEVLNVAKPIIPTLTHPGFLAQPVSRVQISTMTVKENLMVAGGFQGELICKNLKQPGVLFCGKITTDGNAITNAVDVYRNPAGSLRVITANNDSQLRVFDAENFASLGCFKYDWSVNNTSISPDGRLLAVLGDSTECLMADANSGKITGSLKGHLDYSFSSAWHPNGQILATGNQDKTCRLWDIRNLSQSMAVLKGRMGAIRALRFTSDGRFLAMAEPADFVHIFDSHSGYEQGQEIDLFGEIAGISFSPDTEALFVGIADRTYGSLLEFNRKRHYNYLDSF; this comes from the exons ATGAGCAGCTTGGCAGGACCTTATATTATG CTGAGGAATTTGTTGTGGGCAACTTCAAAGCATGATGTATACCTTATGCAAAATTATTCAGTGATGCACTGGTCCGCATTACTACAAAGAAGTAAAGAAGTGCTTAACGTAGCCAAACCAATTATTCCAACCCTT ACGCATCCTGGATTCTTAGCTCAGCCTGTCTCCAGAGTGCAAATAAGCACCATGACTGTTAAGGAAAATCTGATGGTGGCAGGTGGTTTCCAGGGTGAGCTTATATGCAAG AATTTGAAGCAACCTGGAGTTCTATTCTGTGGTAAAATAACTACAGATGGTAATGCCATAACCAATGCCGTGGATGTTTACCGCAATCCAGC TGGGTCGTTGAGGGTAATCACAGCAAATAATGATTCCCAACTTCGGGTTTTTGATGCAGAGAATTTTGCTTCTCTTGGTTGTTTCAAGTATGATTGGTCTGTTAAT AACACTTCTATTAGTCCGGATGGAAGGTTGTTAGCTGTTCTTGGGGACAGTACTGAGTGCTTGATGGCTGATGCTAACTCTGGAAAG ATTACTGGGAGCCTAAAGGGGCACTTGGACTACTCTTTTTCATCAGCTTGGCACCCAAATGGACAAATATTGGCCACTGGGAATCAGGACAAAACATGCAGGTTGTGGGACATAAGAAATCTTTCACAATCTATGGCTGTGTTAAAGGGAAGAATGGGTGCAATAAGAGCACTAAGATTCACTTCGGACGGACGATTTTTGGCCATGGCTGAACCTGCAGACTTCGTCCATATTTTTGACTCACATTCAGGTTATGAACAAGGTCAAGAGATTGACCTATTTGGTGAGATTGCTGGCATATCCTTTAGCCCAGACACAGAAGCTCTATTTGTGGGTATTGCTGACCGAACCTATGGTAGCTTGTTAGAGTTCAACAGAAAACGTCACTATAATTACCTAGACTCGTTTTGA